The Nitrospira sp. KM1 genome includes a window with the following:
- the hisD gene encoding histidinol dehydrogenase — protein MKILASTDRTFGAAVKKVASRARIQGVAVEKTVKAILQAVEKGGDQAVLRYTKQFDRIALKASDLRVTSEEIKEAYHRIRKEEGDALRFAAERVTAFHERQRTKTWMYQDGSATLGQAVTSIDAVGVYVPGGKAVYPSTVLMSAIPAKVAGVPRIVMCTPPHKDGISPYLLVAAHIAGVTDVYRIGGIQAIAALAFGTNSVARVDKIVGPGNIYVATAKRMLYGTVGIDMVAGPSELLVVADEDAKPAHVAADLLCEAEHDEDAQVWLVTTSASLAKEVCRLVDVQLNGLQRTKIASKSVERHSMAFVVATMDEAIAVANEIAAEHLTLSVDEPFEYLQKVRHAGALFLGRYTPPAVADYIAGPNHVLPTGGTARFFSALSVHDYTKISNIVHYTKEELAKVKDHLVRLAQIEGFDAHAKSLQSRFS, from the coding sequence ATGAAGATTTTGGCGTCAACGGATCGCACCTTCGGTGCAGCGGTGAAAAAGGTCGCATCTCGCGCCCGTATTCAGGGCGTCGCCGTCGAAAAGACCGTGAAGGCGATTCTGCAGGCGGTGGAGAAGGGCGGAGACCAAGCGGTTCTCCGCTATACTAAGCAATTTGATCGGATCGCGCTCAAGGCATCGGACTTGAGAGTCACCTCTGAAGAAATTAAAGAAGCCTATCATCGTATCCGGAAGGAAGAGGGGGATGCGCTTCGGTTTGCCGCGGAGCGAGTCACGGCATTTCACGAGCGCCAACGTACAAAAACGTGGATGTATCAGGATGGATCGGCCACCCTGGGGCAGGCCGTTACATCGATCGATGCGGTCGGAGTCTATGTGCCAGGCGGAAAGGCAGTGTATCCTTCGACGGTCCTCATGAGCGCCATCCCGGCGAAAGTCGCCGGCGTTCCGCGGATTGTCATGTGCACGCCTCCTCACAAAGATGGAATCAGCCCCTACCTCTTGGTTGCAGCTCATATTGCCGGGGTAACGGATGTCTATCGTATCGGAGGCATACAGGCGATAGCGGCGCTTGCGTTTGGGACCAACAGTGTTGCCAGGGTCGACAAGATCGTTGGGCCTGGGAATATCTATGTGGCGACTGCGAAGCGCATGTTATACGGGACGGTCGGCATCGACATGGTGGCAGGGCCGAGCGAGTTGTTGGTGGTGGCCGACGAGGATGCTAAGCCGGCCCATGTGGCAGCGGATCTTTTATGCGAGGCCGAACATGATGAAGACGCACAGGTTTGGTTGGTGACGACCTCAGCCTCGCTCGCCAAAGAGGTGTGCCGGTTGGTGGATGTCCAGTTGAATGGACTTCAACGGACGAAGATCGCGTCGAAGTCTGTGGAGCGACATTCCATGGCATTTGTGGTTGCGACGATGGACGAAGCGATTGCGGTTGCCAACGAGATTGCCGCCGAGCATTTGACGCTGTCCGTGGACGAGCCGTTTGAATACCTTCAAAAGGTGCGCCATGCGGGAGCCCTCTTTCTTGGCCGCTACACGCCTCCAGCGGTCGCCGACTACATCGCCGGGCCCAATCACGTGCTGCCGACCGGCGGAACGGCTCGATTCTTCTCGGCCTTGTCGGTGCACGACTATACGAAGATCAGCAATATTGTGCATTACACGAAGGAGGAATTGGCCAAGGTGAAAGATCATCTTGTGCGACTGGCTCAGATCGAGGGATTTGATGCCCATGCCAAATCGCTTCAGAGTAGGTTCTCATGA
- the hisB gene encoding imidazoleglycerol-phosphate dehydratase HisB → MKRIDTTHRQGSIHRATKETEIRVDWMLDGNGQGKIETGIRFFDHMLELLAKHGFFDLTVQAKGDIDIDEHHTVEDVGIVMGKALHQALGEKGGIKRFGFASAPLDETLAQVTVDLSGRPFLVYNVNLPDRKIKSFDLGLFEDFFQAFVTHGGLNLHINLMYGRNPHHIMEAIFKGFAKALDQATTLEERLNGKVLSTKGTL, encoded by the coding sequence ATGAAACGCATCGACACGACGCACAGGCAAGGTTCAATCCATCGCGCCACCAAAGAAACCGAGATTCGTGTCGATTGGATGCTCGATGGAAACGGCCAAGGAAAAATCGAAACAGGTATTCGATTTTTCGATCACATGCTCGAACTGCTGGCCAAGCACGGGTTCTTTGATCTGACAGTGCAGGCCAAAGGCGATATCGATATCGACGAGCATCATACGGTTGAAGACGTCGGCATCGTCATGGGAAAAGCCTTGCACCAGGCATTGGGAGAAAAGGGCGGGATCAAACGATTCGGGTTCGCCTCCGCTCCGCTGGATGAAACATTGGCGCAAGTCACGGTTGATCTGAGCGGCCGTCCCTTTCTTGTCTATAACGTCAATCTCCCTGATCGAAAGATCAAGTCATTCGATCTCGGGCTGTTCGAGGATTTTTTTCAAGCTTTCGTGACACACGGGGGCCTTAATCTGCACATCAATTTGATGTATGGCCGTAATCCGCACCACATTATGGAGGCGATCTTCAAGGGGTTCGCCAAGGCGCTAGACCAGGCGACGACCTTGGAAGAGCGTTTGAACGGCAAGGTGCTTTCAACCAAGGGCACACTCTAG
- the rnhC gene encoding ribonuclease HIII, with translation MSLRPVERIGIDESGKGDYFGPLVIAAVFVDQTTQEELSLMQVRDSKKISDGRILEMAPDINMLCPHSVIAIGPQKYNDLYTKIRNLNRLLAWGHAKALENLLERVTCTRAISDQFGDERLILNALQQRGKTIQLEQRTKAESDLAVAAASILARAEFLLRLNRLSDEVGTTLPKGASPAVELAGKMIVKKHGEARLATVAKLHFKTTAAVLGQRAPIDTGRNHT, from the coding sequence ATGTCTCTTCGTCCTGTCGAACGTATCGGAATCGACGAATCAGGGAAGGGCGATTATTTCGGTCCACTGGTCATAGCGGCCGTCTTCGTTGACCAGACCACACAGGAAGAGCTCTCTCTGATGCAGGTCAGAGACAGCAAGAAGATATCCGATGGCCGCATCCTGGAAATGGCCCCGGACATCAACATGCTGTGTCCTCATAGCGTGATTGCCATCGGACCTCAAAAGTACAATGATCTGTACACCAAAATCCGCAACCTCAACCGCTTATTGGCATGGGGCCATGCCAAGGCTCTGGAAAATCTTCTCGAACGAGTCACGTGCACCCGCGCCATTTCCGATCAATTCGGCGACGAGCGACTCATCCTAAATGCCTTGCAGCAGAGGGGGAAGACCATTCAGCTGGAACAACGCACGAAGGCAGAATCTGATTTGGCTGTCGCCGCAGCCTCCATCCTTGCGAGAGCTGAGTTTCTCCTCAGGCTGAATCGACTCTCAGATGAGGTTGGCACTACGCTGCCGAAAGGAGCGTCGCCGGCGGTGGAGTTGGCAGGGAAAATGATCGTCAAGAAACATGGAGAAGCACGCCTTGCCACGGTGGCCAAGTTGCATTTCAAAACGACCGCGGCTGTTCTTGGGCAGAGAGCGCCGATAGACACTGGTCGCAATCACACATAG
- a CDS encoding M48 family metallopeptidase — protein sequence MLTSPVVRVIAISLSLSAAVVGFHGCETNPYTGRSQLLMTSVSDEMKMGAQAYSQVKSDPKMKASQDPREIEPVKRVAARIVEAAKRSKYADMAKQFQWEVTVIKDDKTANAFALPGGKMAVYTGIFPIAKNEAGLAAVMGHEVVHALARHGAERMSQGQLTSAALEVAGAAAGAAGGGGLVSQGAMAALGVGAQVGVLLPFSRKHESEADYIGILLAGDAGYDPRESVALWERMAKMSGSGPSEFMSTHPSNETRIEQLKKWMPEAMTLYSKAQPAPPAELPHVGQ from the coding sequence ATGCTCACATCGCCCGTAGTACGCGTGATCGCCATTTCACTGTCTTTATCAGCTGCGGTTGTCGGATTTCACGGATGTGAGACAAATCCCTATACCGGTCGGTCGCAATTGCTGATGACCTCTGTGTCAGATGAGATGAAGATGGGAGCGCAGGCGTACAGTCAGGTGAAGAGTGATCCGAAGATGAAGGCCTCCCAAGATCCTCGGGAGATTGAGCCGGTCAAGCGGGTAGCGGCCCGCATCGTCGAAGCCGCAAAGCGATCCAAGTACGCGGATATGGCAAAACAATTTCAATGGGAGGTCACGGTCATCAAGGACGACAAGACGGCCAATGCATTTGCGCTTCCAGGGGGCAAAATGGCCGTGTACACGGGAATTTTTCCGATAGCGAAAAATGAGGCCGGGCTCGCGGCTGTGATGGGACATGAAGTGGTGCACGCCCTGGCCCGTCATGGAGCAGAACGCATGAGCCAAGGGCAGTTGACCAGTGCCGCGCTGGAAGTGGCCGGCGCGGCCGCCGGGGCAGCGGGCGGCGGAGGGTTGGTATCGCAGGGTGCCATGGCCGCACTCGGTGTCGGGGCGCAGGTCGGTGTATTGCTTCCGTTCAGCCGGAAACACGAATCGGAGGCCGACTATATTGGAATTCTCCTTGCGGGCGATGCTGGGTATGACCCGCGCGAGTCGGTAGCGCTTTGGGAACGCATGGCAAAAATGTCGGGGAGCGGACCTTCAGAATTTATGTCCACCCATCCCAGCAACGAGACGCGAATCGAGCAGTTGAAGAAGTGGATGCCAGAGGCGATGACCCTCTATAGTAAAGCACAACCGGCTCCGCCAGCGGAGCTTCCTCATGTCGGGCAATGA
- the ilvB gene encoding biosynthetic-type acetolactate synthase large subunit, with the protein MKLTGAEIFIECLKREGVKTLFALPGGVVLKIFDMLHQQKDIDVILTRHEQGAGHMAEGYAKATGKAGVCLVTSGPGMTNVITALADAYMDSVPLVCFSGQVPTSLIGNDAFQEADNVGLSRPCTKYNFLVKDVNDLAPTIKEAFYIATTGRPGPVLVDIPKDVSMDKAEFNYPNSVSMRGYNPTYDGNKWQIKQAAEAIMKAKKPILYVGGGVVFSGASKELIELAEMTQIPVDMTLMGLGVFPGEHPLSLGMMGMHGTYQANMAVHYADLVVAIGARFDDRVTGKVSEFCPYAKIVHIDIDPTSIRKNINVDIPIVGDCKAVLRDLNQILRATVNGEQKDLRKAWWDQIREWERAHPLAYQQEKDGPIKPQHVIKRLYELTKDRDPIVSTDVGQHQMWAAQYFKLAKPNRWLTSGGLGTMGFGFPAAMGAQAAFPGRLVLCIAGDGSVQMNMQEMATAVVSKLPVKIIVLNNRFHGMVRQWQDLFYEGRYASSYLDTTPDFVKLAEAYGAIGLRAKTVGDLDGVLKDAIAASGPVIVDVPTHPFENVYPMIPAGGCNHEMILEDPPELKQKQGGPKPATPQDKDTILTA; encoded by the coding sequence GTGAAACTGACAGGCGCAGAAATCTTTATTGAATGTCTCAAGCGCGAAGGGGTCAAAACACTCTTTGCCCTTCCCGGCGGAGTTGTCCTGAAAATATTCGATATGTTGCATCAGCAGAAAGACATCGACGTCATTTTGACCCGTCACGAACAAGGTGCGGGACATATGGCCGAAGGATATGCGAAGGCGACGGGCAAAGCGGGGGTCTGTCTCGTGACGTCCGGACCCGGTATGACAAACGTGATCACGGCCTTGGCTGACGCCTACATGGATTCCGTGCCACTCGTATGTTTCAGCGGGCAGGTTCCTACCAGTTTGATCGGTAACGATGCGTTCCAGGAAGCAGACAATGTCGGCTTGAGCCGTCCTTGTACGAAATACAATTTCCTCGTCAAAGACGTCAACGATCTTGCTCCGACGATCAAAGAAGCTTTTTACATCGCAACCACCGGACGGCCAGGTCCTGTTTTGGTGGATATTCCCAAAGATGTATCCATGGACAAAGCAGAATTCAATTATCCGAATTCGGTGTCGATGCGGGGATATAACCCTACCTACGACGGGAACAAGTGGCAGATCAAACAGGCAGCCGAAGCCATCATGAAGGCCAAGAAGCCGATCCTCTATGTCGGCGGCGGAGTGGTCTTTTCCGGCGCCTCCAAGGAACTGATTGAACTGGCCGAAATGACGCAGATTCCCGTCGACATGACGTTGATGGGACTGGGAGTGTTCCCCGGTGAGCATCCGTTATCTCTCGGCATGATGGGCATGCATGGCACCTATCAGGCCAACATGGCAGTCCACTACGCGGACCTCGTTGTAGCCATTGGCGCGCGGTTTGACGATCGAGTGACCGGCAAGGTGTCGGAGTTCTGCCCCTATGCCAAGATTGTGCATATCGACATCGACCCCACGTCCATTAGAAAAAATATCAATGTTGATATTCCCATCGTGGGTGACTGTAAAGCCGTGTTACGGGATTTGAACCAGATTCTGCGGGCCACGGTAAACGGTGAGCAGAAGGATTTGCGCAAAGCATGGTGGGATCAAATCCGTGAGTGGGAGCGAGCCCATCCATTGGCCTATCAGCAGGAGAAAGACGGTCCAATCAAGCCGCAGCATGTTATCAAGCGGCTCTATGAGTTGACCAAGGATCGGGACCCGATTGTTTCAACCGATGTGGGACAGCATCAGATGTGGGCTGCGCAATATTTCAAACTTGCCAAGCCAAATCGGTGGCTGACCTCCGGAGGGTTGGGAACCATGGGGTTTGGTTTCCCTGCGGCCATGGGTGCGCAAGCAGCGTTTCCTGGAAGACTGGTACTTTGTATCGCGGGAGACGGTAGCGTGCAGATGAACATGCAGGAGATGGCCACTGCCGTGGTGAGCAAACTTCCTGTGAAGATCATTGTATTGAACAATCGGTTCCATGGGATGGTTCGTCAATGGCAGGATTTGTTCTATGAAGGGAGATATGCGTCCAGCTACCTGGATACGACTCCGGATTTCGTAAAACTGGCCGAAGCGTATGGAGCGATCGGGTTGCGCGCGAAGACCGTGGGAGATCTCGATGGCGTTTTGAAAGATGCCATTGCCGCAAGCGGACCGGTCATCGTGGATGTGCCGACGCACCCGTTCGAGAATGTATACCCCATGATTCCGGCTGGAGGGTGCAATCACGAAATGATATTGGAAGATCCTCCGGAATTGAAGCAGAAGCAGGGCGGACCCAAGCCGGCGACGCCTCAGGATAAGGACACGATCTTAACCGCATAA
- the ilvN gene encoding acetolactate synthase small subunit has translation MEHIISVTVENKFGVLSRVAGLFSGRGFNIESLSVAPTLDASMSQMTIVTSGDERIIEQIVKQLNKLIDVIKVVDLNESDFVSRETALIKVHTKLEDRAEALRIADIFRANVIDSTPATYTIEVTGDPKKIEAIINLLQPLGIKELTRTGRVAVAREPVRSSTAQPKKVARE, from the coding sequence ATGGAACACATTATCTCTGTCACGGTCGAGAATAAGTTTGGAGTGTTGTCTCGCGTCGCGGGGCTTTTCAGTGGACGGGGATTCAATATCGAAAGTCTGTCAGTCGCCCCGACGCTCGATGCGTCCATGTCTCAAATGACTATTGTGACCTCCGGGGATGAGCGGATCATCGAGCAAATCGTCAAGCAGTTGAACAAGTTGATTGACGTCATCAAAGTCGTGGATCTCAACGAGAGCGATTTCGTCTCCCGTGAAACAGCTCTTATCAAAGTGCACACGAAATTAGAAGATCGTGCTGAAGCCTTGCGAATCGCGGATATTTTCCGTGCGAACGTGATCGATTCGACTCCGGCCACGTATACCATCGAAGTGACCGGTGATCCGAAAAAAATTGAAGCTATCATCAATCTATTGCAACCATTAGGGATTAAGGAACTCACGAGGACCGGCAGGGTTGCGGTCGCCCGGGAACCGGTTCGCTCATCTACTGCGCAGCCGAAGAAGGTCGCCCGCGAGTAA
- the ilvC gene encoding ketol-acid reductoisomerase, translated as MKIYYDKDSDIQQIRNKKVAVIGYGSQGHAHALNMKESGVSVVVGLREGSSWRKAEQSGLKVMPVADATKASDIVMILAPDEAQAAVYKQDIAPNLKPGSYLAFGHGFNIHFGQIVPSATTNVFMVAPKGPGHLVRSEYTKGSGVPCLLAIHQDPSGTTKQVGLAYASAIGGGRAGVIETSFREETETDLFGEQAVLCGGLTSLIQAGFETLVEAGYSPEMAYFECLHEVKLIVDLIYQGGIANMRYSISTTAKYGDVTRGPRVVTENTKQEMKKILAEIQQGQFAKEWVLENQANRPVYNALLAKGEAHPIEEVGARLRAMMPWLKKDQLVDKNKN; from the coding sequence ATGAAAATTTATTACGACAAGGATTCTGACATACAGCAGATTAGGAATAAGAAAGTGGCGGTGATTGGGTACGGTAGTCAAGGCCATGCACATGCCTTGAACATGAAAGAGAGCGGCGTTTCCGTTGTGGTGGGATTACGGGAGGGTAGTTCTTGGCGCAAAGCAGAGCAGAGCGGACTTAAAGTTATGCCGGTGGCCGATGCAACCAAGGCATCGGATATTGTAATGATTCTGGCACCGGATGAGGCACAGGCCGCTGTTTATAAACAGGACATCGCTCCGAATCTCAAGCCTGGTTCGTATTTGGCGTTCGGCCATGGGTTCAATATTCATTTCGGACAAATCGTACCGAGCGCGACGACCAACGTTTTTATGGTCGCGCCGAAGGGGCCGGGACATCTGGTTCGATCAGAATATACGAAAGGCAGCGGGGTGCCGTGCTTGTTGGCCATCCATCAAGACCCGAGCGGGACGACAAAACAAGTCGGATTGGCCTACGCGAGCGCCATCGGGGGAGGCCGCGCCGGCGTCATTGAGACGAGCTTCAGAGAAGAGACTGAAACGGATCTGTTTGGCGAACAGGCTGTCTTGTGCGGCGGACTCACGTCCTTGATTCAGGCGGGGTTCGAAACACTAGTCGAGGCCGGATATTCACCAGAAATGGCCTATTTTGAGTGCCTGCACGAAGTCAAATTGATCGTCGACCTGATCTACCAGGGAGGCATCGCCAACATGCGGTATTCGATTAGCACGACCGCCAAGTATGGCGATGTGACCCGCGGCCCTCGCGTCGTTACGGAAAACACCAAGCAAGAGATGAAGAAAATCCTGGCAGAAATCCAGCAAGGTCAGTTTGCCAAGGAATGGGTGCTCGAGAACCAGGCCAATCGTCCTGTCTACAATGCGTTGCTGGCAAAAGGGGAAGCCCATCCGATAGAGGAAGTCGGGGCCCGGCTTCGGGCTATGATGCCCTGGCTGAAAAAAGACCAGCTCGTCGATAAGAACAAGAATTAG
- a CDS encoding phosphatidylserine decarboxylase family protein, whose product MADRAVGVPFAKEGFPFIGVGVGVTLAFGWQGWTTATFVSAGVTLFVSWFFRNPARVIPTGSGLVVAPGDGKVIAIEEEFEPRYLKDRSVRVTIFLNVFDVHINRIPCDGVIEQVQYQPGLFLVASKPAATLKNEQNAVMIKTAQGAKVLCVQVAGLIARRIVCWVSPLDRAICGERFGLIRFGSRMDTFVPVGTSLKVKVGDRVKGGETILGVLS is encoded by the coding sequence GTGGCGGACCGCGCCGTCGGCGTGCCCTTTGCCAAAGAAGGTTTTCCCTTCATTGGTGTGGGAGTCGGCGTTACACTGGCATTCGGTTGGCAGGGTTGGACCACCGCGACATTCGTGTCCGCGGGCGTGACTCTTTTTGTCTCCTGGTTCTTTCGGAATCCCGCGCGTGTCATCCCGACGGGTTCGGGGTTGGTGGTCGCTCCGGGAGACGGGAAAGTCATTGCCATTGAGGAAGAATTCGAGCCTCGGTACTTGAAGGATCGTAGTGTACGGGTCACGATCTTTCTCAATGTCTTCGACGTGCACATCAACCGTATTCCTTGTGATGGCGTGATCGAACAAGTCCAATATCAACCTGGCTTGTTTCTCGTGGCAAGTAAGCCTGCTGCGACGTTGAAAAACGAACAAAATGCTGTGATGATAAAGACGGCGCAGGGCGCCAAAGTTCTGTGTGTTCAGGTGGCAGGGTTGATTGCGAGACGGATCGTCTGTTGGGTTTCCCCTCTCGATCGAGCCATCTGTGGCGAGCGATTCGGGCTCATTCGATTCGGTTCCCGTATGGATACGTTCGTGCCGGTCGGAACGTCGCTGAAGGTAAAAGTGGGTGATCGTGTCAAAGGTGGCGAAACAATCCTAGGAGTGCTGTCATGA
- the pssA gene encoding CDP-diacylglycerol--serine O-phosphatidyltransferase, giving the protein MKTTGLRQSFAKGGKRHRAAMHVIPNLFTTGNLFCGVYAILSVFNANYLAAAIAILVAMVFDVLDGKSARLTNSTSHFGLEYDSLSDVVSFGVAPGLLLYSWALSGQGTFGVAVMFAYVAMGAVRLARFNSTASPSEGKYFTGLAIPAAAGVVASMVIFDHHIVRMGSEIKPIFVLIITLVLSFLMVSTIKYRSFKDLKFRGGQHITFLVWGILALVLVAAWPQGMLFVIFTGYALLGPVERMLTMFVKVTAKHAQSKRESSTVEVKP; this is encoded by the coding sequence ATGAAAACCACGGGATTGCGACAATCCTTTGCCAAAGGCGGGAAACGGCATCGAGCCGCGATGCATGTGATTCCGAATCTTTTTACCACCGGGAACTTGTTTTGCGGCGTCTATGCCATTTTGTCGGTGTTCAATGCGAACTATCTCGCGGCTGCGATCGCCATTCTCGTGGCGATGGTTTTTGACGTGCTAGATGGGAAATCGGCCAGGTTGACCAACAGCACCAGCCATTTTGGTCTGGAATATGATTCTTTATCGGATGTCGTATCCTTTGGAGTCGCTCCGGGCCTGCTGCTCTATTCATGGGCGCTCAGCGGGCAGGGGACGTTCGGTGTTGCGGTTATGTTCGCGTATGTCGCGATGGGAGCCGTGCGGCTTGCACGGTTCAATTCGACCGCATCTCCTTCGGAGGGCAAGTATTTTACTGGTTTGGCCATTCCCGCAGCAGCGGGGGTCGTCGCCTCGATGGTGATTTTCGATCATCACATTGTTCGAATGGGGTCGGAGATCAAGCCGATTTTTGTCCTCATTATTACGCTGGTATTGTCCTTTCTCATGGTCAGCACCATCAAGTACCGTAGTTTCAAGGATCTGAAGTTCCGGGGGGGGCAACACATCACCTTTCTGGTATGGGGTATCCTTGCTCTTGTTCTAGTAGCCGCATGGCCCCAAGGTATGCTATTTGTCATCTTCACCGGGTACGCATTGCTGGGACCTGTCGAACGTATGCTCACGATGTTCGTGAAGGTAACGGCAAAGCATGCACAGTCGAAGAGAGAGTCATCAACGGTCGAAGTAAAGCCGTGA
- a CDS encoding 2-isopropylmalate synthase — translation MARMIKIFDTTLRDGEQSPGASMNVEEKIMVAKQLARLGVDIIEAGFAYSSPGDFDAVHRIAQEVEGPTICSLARARPEDIDRAWEALKGAPKVRIHTFLSASDIHLKHQFRMTRDEAKKRAVEMVQRARSYVQDVEFSPMDASRADPNYLFEVVEAVIAAGAGTVNIPDTVGYAIPQEFGRLIRDIRQRVSNSHLAVISVHCHNDLGLAVANSLAAVMEGAGQVECTINGIGERAGNTSLEEIAMGLRTRRDLYEADTQIHTEEISKTSRLVSKITGMVVQPNKAIVGANAFAHASGIHQDGLLKDKTTYEIMRPESVGLVESKMVMGKLSGRHAFRQRLEDLGYKLTDEEVNHAFERFKKLADHKKEIYEEDLEVIVSEELAKMADRITLKSFRVMSGTDQVPTATVELEVDGKAVSQTGTGDGPVDAVYRTIAAITQTKSTLVMYVVKAITGGTDAQGEVSVRVQEDGKTVSGHGADTDIITASARAYLSALNKLAYLTAKQAQGEQKVNLI, via the coding sequence ATGGCGCGCATGATCAAAATTTTTGATACGACATTACGCGACGGCGAGCAATCTCCCGGAGCCAGCATGAATGTGGAAGAGAAAATCATGGTGGCCAAGCAACTGGCTCGTCTCGGGGTAGACATTATCGAAGCGGGGTTCGCCTATAGCTCCCCAGGCGACTTCGATGCCGTGCATCGCATCGCCCAGGAAGTGGAGGGTCCGACAATTTGCAGTCTGGCAAGAGCCCGTCCCGAGGATATCGACCGCGCGTGGGAAGCTTTGAAAGGAGCGCCGAAGGTCCGTATTCATACGTTTCTTTCCGCATCGGATATTCATTTGAAGCATCAATTCCGTATGACCAGAGATGAGGCAAAAAAGCGCGCGGTCGAAATGGTTCAGCGCGCCCGCAGTTATGTTCAAGACGTCGAGTTTTCTCCAATGGATGCCAGCCGTGCCGATCCGAATTATCTGTTCGAGGTCGTCGAAGCGGTGATTGCAGCCGGCGCCGGTACAGTCAACATTCCAGACACGGTTGGTTATGCGATCCCCCAGGAATTCGGCAGATTGATTCGAGACATCCGTCAACGGGTCTCCAATAGCCACCTGGCAGTAATTTCCGTCCATTGCCATAACGATTTGGGATTGGCCGTGGCCAACAGTCTTGCGGCGGTGATGGAAGGCGCGGGTCAAGTCGAATGCACCATCAACGGGATCGGTGAACGTGCCGGCAACACCTCATTGGAAGAAATAGCTATGGGGTTACGGACGAGAAGAGATTTATACGAGGCAGATACCCAGATTCATACGGAGGAAATTTCCAAAACGAGTCGGTTGGTCAGTAAAATCACCGGCATGGTCGTACAGCCCAACAAGGCCATCGTGGGCGCCAATGCGTTCGCTCATGCCTCGGGAATTCATCAGGACGGCTTGCTCAAGGACAAGACCACTTACGAGATCATGCGTCCCGAGTCGGTGGGACTGGTGGAAAGCAAGATGGTGATGGGGAAACTTTCAGGCCGCCATGCCTTTCGGCAGCGACTCGAGGATCTCGGGTACAAATTGACGGATGAGGAAGTCAACCACGCCTTCGAACGGTTCAAGAAGTTGGCGGATCACAAGAAGGAGATTTACGAAGAAGATCTCGAGGTCATTGTATCCGAAGAGTTGGCAAAGATGGCTGATCGCATTACGCTCAAATCGTTTCGGGTGATGAGCGGAACTGATCAAGTGCCGACCGCGACCGTCGAGCTCGAGGTCGACGGCAAGGCGGTGTCGCAGACCGGTACGGGAGACGGACCAGTCGACGCCGTCTACCGAACCATTGCTGCGATCACGCAGACCAAAAGCACCTTGGTCATGTATGTGGTGAAGGCGATCACTGGCGGCACCGATGCGCAGGGCGAGGTATCGGTGCGTGTGCAAGAGGACGGGAAAACGGTCTCCGGTCATGGAGCCGATACCGATATCATCACGGCTTCCGCTCGGGCGTACCTCAGCGCACTGAACAAGTTGGCCTATCTGACGGCCAAACAGGCGCAGGGAGAACAAAAGGTGAACTTGATTTGA
- a CDS encoding cupin domain-containing protein, translated as MFKVTPSDCPEFLAGDHTRLREILHPTKHQLKLGYSLAHGTLAPGQRSKLHVLASSEVYYFISGAGRFTIDDQDMEVEAGTTLYVPPGAQQSLQNTGTLTIEFLCLVDPPWKPDDERILE; from the coding sequence GTGTTCAAGGTCACGCCGTCAGATTGTCCGGAGTTTCTGGCCGGCGACCATACGCGCCTTCGGGAAATACTTCATCCGACTAAGCATCAGTTGAAGTTGGGCTACAGCCTTGCGCATGGAACGTTGGCGCCTGGACAACGGTCCAAGCTCCACGTTCTCGCGTCTTCCGAGGTGTATTATTTCATCAGCGGCGCGGGTCGCTTTACGATTGATGATCAGGACATGGAAGTCGAGGCCGGGACGACTCTCTATGTGCCGCCTGGTGCGCAGCAATCATTGCAGAATACGGGAACTCTGACCATCGAGTTTTTGTGTCTTGTCGACCCTCCATGGAAGCCGGACGATGAGAGGATTCTCGAATAG